The Niastella koreensis GR20-10 genome includes a window with the following:
- a CDS encoding DUF4238 domain-containing protein, which produces MSKTQRHHFIPVFYLKQFTNENNQFYIYDVKKQTFRGNGRLFYPSQQFYEHYGNTTYYKEESDDIEQRFGKIDSEVGAVLKKIITTGLSTLVENDWVLLQVFVKILYWRIPANTDKVKAYIQQATSLKDLDLKPIETLTGQPSIDKELAVLEKIKCDRDFHKYFKLVLPKITHREFLKNHFTTVFSIIPFPAVKQMPKLMSDNPIIYRTPGYESLDAKEFIFPLSPTYMLFRHRTNRITVNPVIRVLLDMLFLVQAHEYVSCVSKEYPQQLYDAFQKDFSSSVDRLREEVFSCIHDSSTVQQGSTL; this is translated from the coding sequence ATGAGCAAAACCCAAAGACATCATTTTATACCGGTATTTTACCTGAAACAATTCACGAATGAAAATAATCAGTTTTACATATACGATGTAAAGAAGCAAACGTTTCGAGGAAATGGAAGACTGTTTTACCCCAGCCAGCAGTTTTATGAGCATTATGGCAACACTACATATTACAAAGAAGAGTCGGATGATATCGAACAAAGATTTGGTAAAATTGACAGTGAGGTTGGCGCTGTTCTGAAGAAAATTATCACCACTGGTTTATCAACTTTAGTGGAAAATGATTGGGTGTTGCTCCAAGTATTTGTCAAAATTCTGTATTGGCGTATCCCGGCTAACACGGACAAGGTGAAAGCGTATATTCAGCAGGCAACTAGTTTGAAAGACTTAGACCTCAAGCCTATCGAAACGCTGACTGGTCAGCCCTCTATCGATAAAGAACTTGCAGTGCTGGAAAAAATAAAGTGTGACAGAGATTTTCATAAATACTTTAAGCTCGTCTTACCTAAAATTACACACCGTGAATTTTTAAAAAATCACTTTACGACCGTCTTTTCTATTATTCCATTTCCCGCAGTTAAGCAGATGCCGAAACTGATGAGTGACAATCCGATTATATATCGAACGCCTGGTTATGAATCGCTGGATGCCAAAGAGTTTATTTTCCCGTTATCGCCCACCTATATGTTATTCAGGCATCGCACCAACCGCATAACCGTAAATCCAGTTATCCGGGTATTACTCGACATGTTGTTTCTGGTACAGGCGCATGAATATGTTTCTTGCGTGAGCAAAGAATATCCGCAACAACTGTACGATGCTTTCCAAAAAGATTTTTCTTCATCGGTCGACCGGTTACGGGAAGAAGTCTTCAGTTGCATCCATGATTCATCCACTGTTCAGCAAGGCAGCACTTTGTAA
- a CDS encoding KAP family P-loop NTPase fold protein translates to MELFRPDSPISSKAADRFQRYNFAHRIAQVVSSGKYSTSLVVGIYGKWGEGKTSVMNCIQQEIGDKAVVINFNPWLYNEEKQLIKSFFSSIATALGQKLVNKQERALEFLGDYADSIGSLVNLAVPGLGILFGAGKKVSEKLRKDSVEALKKKVDDLIIEANSNFVIFIDDIDRLDIQEVQAVFKLVKLVGDFPRTAYVLSFDDDMVAAALAPKYAGELKISGYNFLEKIIQMPLHLPKASNQALRKYAIDLLNDTLSYLKIDLTDKEGNEFISKFDKGFLPALTNPRLAVRYANTVGFSIPLLLGEVNIIDLMIIEGFKTFYPTLYHFIRNNPDFFIRNFSNIGNNYSSITIKEKDSIKVTIDQQLEIYQPYKERLLNLLLDLFPQLQSLYRNYHYQTDLYQKWHRERRVCSPQHFDRYFSYVVQNGDISDIHFKNLLADLDKNDLDKLRARFESELPTLNPDNFIFKLKNFTSTFNEEQSAILAVLLALFGENFPKTRSVLSFSGRDELEYIIRELLEKLPKKQRGQISSLVLKHAQPLEFAVELYRNLSNPQHRIEDGPFLDSEEVEQLSITVIKRIREQLQQKDLFEILPDYALWIVFNMHYENGGGQEINIWLLKKLNDSSSNSLKIIKIFTPTIYSTRVSYPYKGNFTIESYEQIGRLIDLKILYEATVAAFGHKQYTPLGDMRESELTDDNLLGLFQKMWQEEESRKAENRDL, encoded by the coding sequence ATGGAGCTTTTTAGACCCGATTCACCGATTAGTTCGAAAGCAGCTGATAGATTTCAGCGCTACAATTTTGCCCACCGAATTGCACAAGTTGTATCGTCCGGAAAATATTCGACTTCCTTGGTGGTTGGCATTTATGGAAAATGGGGGGAAGGAAAAACTTCTGTAATGAATTGTATTCAGCAAGAAATTGGAGACAAAGCTGTTGTTATCAATTTCAATCCCTGGCTATATAATGAAGAGAAACAACTGATAAAGTCCTTTTTTAGTAGTATTGCCACTGCATTAGGTCAAAAGCTCGTAAACAAACAAGAACGGGCACTTGAATTTCTCGGTGACTATGCGGACAGCATTGGCTCACTTGTTAATTTGGCTGTACCCGGACTAGGTATATTATTTGGCGCCGGCAAAAAGGTGTCCGAAAAACTACGAAAAGATTCTGTGGAAGCATTGAAGAAGAAGGTTGATGACTTGATAATAGAGGCCAACAGCAACTTCGTTATTTTTATTGATGACATTGACCGTCTGGATATTCAGGAGGTGCAAGCAGTCTTTAAGCTTGTGAAACTGGTTGGCGATTTTCCAAGAACCGCTTATGTGTTATCTTTCGACGATGATATGGTCGCTGCTGCCTTGGCTCCGAAATATGCAGGAGAGCTTAAAATTTCAGGCTATAACTTTCTTGAGAAGATTATTCAAATGCCTTTACATCTGCCCAAGGCAAGTAATCAGGCATTACGTAAGTATGCTATTGACTTACTTAACGATACGCTCAGCTACCTGAAAATTGATCTTACCGATAAAGAAGGAAACGAATTTATTTCAAAGTTCGACAAAGGTTTTCTTCCTGCGCTCACAAACCCTAGGCTGGCAGTCCGATATGCCAACACGGTAGGCTTTTCCATTCCTTTATTACTGGGTGAGGTTAATATCATTGATTTGATGATTATAGAAGGTTTTAAAACATTTTACCCAACACTTTATCATTTCATAAGGAATAATCCAGACTTTTTTATTCGAAATTTTTCCAATATAGGTAACAATTATAGCAGTATTACGATCAAAGAGAAAGATTCTATTAAGGTAACCATTGATCAACAGCTTGAAATCTATCAACCATATAAAGAGAGACTACTAAATCTCCTGTTAGATTTGTTTCCACAACTGCAATCATTATACAGGAATTACCATTATCAAACGGATTTATATCAAAAATGGCACCGGGAAAGGAGAGTTTGCTCTCCACAACATTTTGACCGTTATTTCTCTTATGTTGTACAGAATGGTGATATATCTGATATACATTTCAAAAACCTTTTGGCTGATCTGGACAAAAATGATTTAGATAAATTACGTGCAAGATTTGAGAGCGAGTTGCCAACGTTAAACCCCGACAACTTTATTTTCAAACTTAAGAACTTCACTTCTACCTTTAATGAAGAGCAGTCTGCTATATTAGCTGTATTACTGGCTCTTTTTGGAGAAAATTTCCCTAAAACTCGCAGTGTTTTAAGCTTTTCTGGAAGAGATGAATTGGAATATATAATTCGTGAGTTATTAGAAAAATTGCCAAAAAAGCAAAGGGGGCAAATATCAAGCCTTGTTCTAAAACATGCCCAACCTCTTGAATTTGCAGTGGAGTTGTATAGAAACCTTAGTAACCCACAACACAGAATTGAAGATGGCCCATTTCTTGATTCAGAAGAGGTTGAACAATTATCTATCACAGTAATAAAAAGGATTCGGGAACAGCTACAGCAAAAAGACTTATTTGAAATACTACCGGATTATGCTTTGTGGATTGTATTCAATATGCATTATGAAAATGGCGGGGGACAAGAAATTAACATTTGGCTTTTAAAAAAACTAAACGATTCCAGTAGTAATTCTCTCAAGATTATCAAAATATTCACACCGACAATTTATAGTACTCGTGTTTCTTACCCCTATAAAGGGAACTTCACCATAGAATCATATGAGCAAATAGGACGCTTAATAGATTTGAAAATATTGTACGAAGCGACCGTAGCTGCATTTGGCCACAAGCAGTATACACCATTAGGTGACATGCGAGAAAGTGAATTAACTGACGATAACCTTTTAGGCTTATTCCAGAAAATGTGGCAGGAAGAAGAAAGCAGAAAGGCTGAAAATAGGGATTTATAG
- a CDS encoding AAA family ATPase, with translation MNNFKLLAIRPLHGTSENYIKNLKPDEIYQFHQDYEFIREDEQDFSSKVTSIRYNRNSPDNLYKIVAGNNEINVQISAIVGKNGSGKSSLLELFYLTIFCISSVEEVLAYNEQSLRDQLLKYDKNPGHEISKEKANQIKEELEDLISTYENLKTEVYYYSGDRIYCLRFDYASLPKTTVYEFIKHAEDKEKYFLHGENSKLNLHSFFYSIAVNYSIYGLNSNIIGNWVTSLFHKNDGYQVPLVLTPFREEGQININTELHLANTRLICNLLDDNFQTKEVLKGKFAERIIFRLPEERKKTLFNYISLSEAIERLVKKQGKNKIELFQEIFIAILKVDQSVFLSIKQELPYFDKIVDYVLGKVLKIAHYYNKYIAFRTSDDRHAETGNQASPFPSITDFNEYIKDLSTDGSHVTLKLRQILNVIRFNILEEDDNVKWINNELELSIDELIKRVRPNVKKDEIKLIELIPAAFFVPEIIVSNHNGTASMQRMSSGELQFVHTLQSIYYHIIFIDSVHDSNENKMIKYRSINIMFDEVELYFHPEFQKAFVAELLSGLSKLSIESIKGINVLFTTHSPLILSDIPITNLLRLVNGSPDKPDAKEQTFGSNIHELLANDFYMEDGFLGEVAREKISKTLNWLKKQANTFKDEEIFEIDESIKYTDQENDRDYNKQIIELIGEPVIKYQLKKMYLEFVNDNEYLDKEIEKLRKFKR, from the coding sequence ATGAATAATTTTAAGCTTTTAGCCATACGGCCATTACATGGAACAAGCGAAAACTACATTAAGAATCTTAAACCTGATGAAATTTATCAATTTCACCAGGACTATGAATTCATTCGTGAAGATGAACAGGATTTTAGTAGCAAGGTTACTTCAATCCGTTACAATCGCAATTCTCCGGATAATTTATATAAAATCGTTGCTGGAAACAATGAAATTAACGTGCAGATCTCGGCCATAGTAGGAAAGAATGGTTCAGGAAAAAGTTCATTACTTGAATTGTTTTACCTGACTATTTTTTGCATTTCATCAGTAGAAGAAGTTTTGGCGTATAACGAACAAAGTTTACGTGACCAACTGCTTAAATACGATAAAAATCCCGGCCATGAAATATCAAAGGAAAAAGCCAACCAAATAAAAGAAGAGCTTGAGGATTTAATAAGTACTTATGAAAATCTTAAGACAGAGGTTTATTATTATTCTGGCGATCGCATTTATTGTTTGAGGTTTGATTATGCATCTTTGCCCAAAACAACTGTGTATGAATTTATAAAACATGCCGAGGATAAAGAAAAGTATTTTCTTCATGGCGAAAATAGTAAACTAAACCTCCATTCATTCTTCTATAGTATTGCGGTTAATTATTCAATTTATGGACTCAATTCAAACATAATCGGAAATTGGGTTACCAGCCTTTTTCATAAAAATGACGGATACCAGGTCCCACTAGTGCTAACCCCTTTCAGGGAGGAGGGACAGATAAATATTAATACTGAACTCCATTTAGCAAATACCAGATTAATATGCAATCTCCTCGATGATAACTTTCAGACTAAAGAAGTCTTAAAAGGTAAATTTGCGGAAAGGATCATATTTAGGCTTCCAGAAGAAAGAAAAAAAACTCTCTTTAATTATATTAGTCTATCGGAAGCTATTGAAAGACTGGTCAAGAAACAGGGGAAGAATAAAATAGAACTTTTCCAGGAAATTTTCATTGCAATTTTAAAAGTGGACCAGTCTGTATTCCTATCGATCAAACAGGAGTTGCCTTACTTTGACAAAATAGTAGATTATGTGTTAGGTAAGGTGCTAAAAATAGCACATTATTACAATAAATATATAGCCTTTCGGACTAGTGACGATAGGCACGCAGAAACCGGAAATCAGGCCAGTCCGTTTCCAAGCATTACTGACTTTAATGAATATATTAAGGACCTATCTACTGACGGAAGTCACGTTACATTAAAGCTGAGGCAAATTCTAAACGTAATTCGGTTTAACATATTGGAAGAGGATGATAATGTTAAATGGATAAATAACGAATTAGAACTGTCAATTGACGAGTTGATAAAACGAGTACGACCTAATGTAAAAAAGGATGAAATCAAACTGATAGAACTAATTCCTGCTGCTTTTTTTGTACCAGAAATTATAGTGTCTAATCACAATGGGACGGCTTCCATGCAACGAATGAGTTCAGGTGAATTGCAATTCGTTCATACTCTCCAATCAATATACTACCATATAATCTTCATAGATTCTGTACACGATTCCAATGAGAACAAGATGATCAAGTATAGAAGTATAAATATAATGTTTGACGAAGTTGAACTCTACTTTCATCCAGAGTTTCAAAAAGCCTTTGTAGCTGAATTACTTTCTGGTCTCTCGAAATTAAGTATTGAATCTATAAAGGGGATCAATGTATTGTTTACAACACATTCCCCCCTTATCCTTTCCGATATACCAATCACAAATTTGTTGAGGTTGGTAAATGGATCTCCCGATAAACCTGATGCCAAGGAACAAACGTTTGGATCAAACATACACGAATTATTGGCCAATGATTTTTATATGGAAGATGGTTTCTTAGGTGAAGTAGCCAGGGAAAAAATTTCAAAAACTTTAAATTGGCTAAAAAAACAAGCAAATACTTTTAAAGACGAGGAGATATTTGAAATTGATGAATCAATTAAGTATACTGATCAGGAGAATGATCGTGATTACAACAAGCAGATTATTGAATTGATTGGCGAACCTGTAATAAAATATCAGTTAAAGAAGATGTACTTGGAGTTTGTCAATGATAACGAATATTTGGATAAGGAAATTGAAAAGTTAAGAAAATTTAAAAGATAA
- a CDS encoding phospholipase D family protein: protein MAKFLDTTGVSYHLQQLINKANEKLVIISPYLKINERIKQSLEDKNRMKIDIRIVYGKNELHPDENNWLKSMTSIRSSFCKDLHAKCYLNENEAILTSMNLYEFSQVNNNEMGIHVEKVTDPELYKDIYEEAQRLIRISDEIVISVEKAPLKEKIPVSDKKIGFCIRTGIEIPFDVNKPMSYDAFKSWSKYSDPEYPEKYCHFSGEPSNGETSVSRPILKKHWKKAKEMHNI from the coding sequence ATGGCTAAATTTCTGGATACCACTGGCGTTTCTTACCATCTCCAACAGCTCATTAATAAGGCTAATGAAAAACTGGTAATAATAAGTCCTTACTTGAAAATTAACGAACGTATCAAACAATCTTTAGAAGATAAGAATAGAATGAAGATAGATATCCGGATTGTTTATGGTAAAAACGAATTACATCCAGACGAAAACAATTGGTTAAAATCGATGACCAGTATTCGTTCAAGTTTTTGTAAAGACCTGCATGCTAAGTGTTATTTGAACGAAAATGAAGCTATTCTTACATCCATGAACCTGTATGAGTTTTCACAGGTGAACAATAATGAAATGGGTATTCACGTTGAGAAAGTTACAGATCCGGAATTATATAAAGACATTTATGAAGAAGCGCAAAGGCTGATTAGAATAAGTGATGAAATAGTGATCTCAGTGGAAAAAGCTCCACTTAAAGAAAAGATACCCGTTAGCGACAAAAAGATTGGCTTCTGCATTAGAACAGGAATTGAAATTCCTTTCGATGTTAACAAACCAATGAGCTACGACGCTTTCAAATCATGGAGCAAATATAGCGATCCTGAATACCCTGAGAAATACTGCCATTTCTCAGGTGAGCCTTCAAATGGTGAGACAAGTGTAAGCCGACCAATTCTTAAGAAACACTGGAAAAAAGCTAAAGAGATGCATAATATTTAA